The Diadema setosum chromosome 4, eeDiaSeto1, whole genome shotgun sequence genome window below encodes:
- the LOC140227985 gene encoding SWI/SNF-related matrix-associated actin-dependent regulator of chromatin subfamily B member 1-like gives MSTPLKTYGKKPDVFTFEEGGEGYMIGSEVGNYLRLFRGSLYKKYPSLWRKMASMEERKSIVEQGERFGQHGLATNVTLLRAREVEEVLEGNEEKYRSVSINTDTALSRDPKPKRSRDWVPAIPNSSHHLDAVPCSTPISRTKIGPKKQRTFPMCYDDHDPAVIHDNAVQSDVLVPIRLDMEIDGQKLRDTFTWNKNEQLITPEMFAEILCDDLDLPATTFVQPISQAIKTQIEAYPTDTSILDAQTDQRVILKLNIHVGNISLVDQFEWDMAEKDNSPEEFALKLCADLGLGGEFVTSIAYSIRGQLSWHQRTYAFSESPLPTVEISVRNQGEADQWCPFLETLTDAEMEKKIRDQDRNTRRIRRLANTAPAW, from the exons ATGAGTACTCCGCTGAAAACGTACGGCAAGAAGCCGGATGTTTTCACGTTTGAAGAAGGAGGGGAAGGATATATGATAGGTTCCGAG GTGGGAAATTACTTAAGACTTTTCAGAGGATCTCTGTACAAGAAATACCCATCACTATGGAGGAAAATGGCAAGCATGGAGGAGCGGAAGAGTATTGTGGAGCAAGGAGAAC GATTTGGCCAGCATGGTCTTGCCACCAATGTCACTCTCCTCCGGGCACGAGAGGTGGAGGAAGTGCTTGAAGGGAATGAGGAGAAGTACCGGTCAGTCTCCATCAACACAGACACAGCCCTGTCTCGTGATCCCAAACCCAAGCGCAGCCGGGACTGGGTGCCTGCTATTCCAAACAGCTCTCACCATTTAGATGCAGTACCTTGCTCAACTCCTATCTCCCGCACGAAAATTGGCCCAAAGAAGCAACGAACGTTCCCGATGTG TTATGATGACCATGACCCAGCTGTTATTCATGATAATGCTGTCCAGTCTGATGTCCTGGTTCCAATCAGACTCGACATGGAGAttgatggacagaaactcaggGATACATTTACGTGGAATAAAAATG AGCAACTCATTACACCAGAGATGTTTGCAGAGATTTTATGTGATGACCTCGACCTACCTGCCACAACATTTGTGCAGCCAATCTCTCAGGCAATCAAGACTCAAATTGAGGCCTATCCTACAGACACCAGTATACTGGATGCACAGACTGATCAAAGAGTTATACTCAAG CTGAATATACATGTGGGCAATATCTCCCTGGTGGACCAGTTTGAGTGGGACATGGCAGAGAAAGACAACAGCCCTGAGGAGTTTGCCCTCAAACTGTGTGCTGATCTTGGCCTAGGAGGGGAGTTTGTGACATCCATAGCCTACAGCATACGTGGGCAACTCAGCTGGCATCAACGGACATATGCTTTCAG CGAGTCACCGCTTCCGACAGTTGAGATCTCAGTGAGGAACCAGGGTGAGGCAGATCAGTGGTGTCCATTCCTAGAGACCCTTACAGATGCTGAGATGGAGAAAAAGATAAGAGATCAAGACAGGAATACCAG GAGGATTCGCCGCCTTGCCAACACTGCTCCAGCCTGGTGA